The DNA window CGCGAATGCCGGTCCGCTGCAGGATCCACTCGTCGGTCGTCTCGACGAGTTTCTCGAGGTCGGCGTTGGTCAGGAGCTTGGGAGGAACGTAGGTCGAGAGCGCCGCAATCTTCACGCGCCTTCCGGCGTGGTTCACCACAGTCGCGAGTCCTTTCCCGGAGCGTCCAGTCCGAAATACTCGTACGCCCGCGCGGTCGCGACGCGGCCGCGCGGGGTGCGGTCGAGGAAGCCGATCTGCATCAGAAACGGCTCGTAGATGTCCTCGATCGCGTCCTTGTCTTCGCTGATCGCGGCGGCGAGCGTGTTCACGCCCACCGGCCCGCCGTTGAACTTGTCGATGATCGTGCGCAGCAGCCGCCGGTCGACCTCGTCGAACCCGTGCTCGTCCACCTCGAGCAGCTTCAGCGCGTCGGCCGCCACCGGCGCCGTGATATCCCCGGCCGCGCGCACCTGCGCGAAGTCGCGCACGCGCCGCAGCAGCCGGTTCGCCACGCGTGGCGTGCCGCGCGAGCGCCGCGAGATCTCTCCGAGCGCCTGTTCATCGATGGTGACGCCGAGGATCCGCGCCGACCGCCGCACGATCTCACGGATGTCCGCCTCGGTGTAGAAATCCAGCCGGTGGACGATGCCGAAGCGGGCGCGCAGCGGCCCGGTCAGCATCCCCGCGCGCGTGGTCGCGCCCACGAGCGTGAACTTCTGCAGCGGCACCTTCACCGATCGCGCGCCCGGCCCCTGCCCGATGACGATGTCCAGCTCGTAGTCCTCCATCGCCGGATAGAGGATCTCCTCGATGGACGGGCTCAGGCGGTGGATCTCGTCGATGAACAGGACCTCGCGCTCCTGCAGGTTCGTGAGCATCGCGGCCAGATCGCCCGGCTTCTCGATCACGGGTCCCGCCGTCGCACGCACCGGCACGCCCATCTCGTTGCCGATGACGTAGGCCAGCGTCGTCTTGCCCAGTCCCGGCGGGCCGTAGAGCAGCACGTGATCGATCGCCTCGCGGCGCTGTTTGGCCGCGGCAATCGACACGTGCAGGTTCTCGCGGACCCGGTCCTGCCCGATGTAGTCGTCCAGCGTGCGCGGCCGCAGCCCGGACTCGTACTGGACGTCCTCGTCGGCACGGACGGACGCGAGGAGCCGATCGTTCACGTCGCCAGCGCCCTCAGCGCGCGCTTCAACACGTCCTGGAAGCTGCCGCCCCCGTCCGCGGCCTTCTCGATCGCCTTCTCCGCGGCGGTGCGCTGATACCCGAGGTTCAGCAGCGCCGAGATCACGTCGTCACGCAGCTCGTCCTGCGGCGAGCGCGGCCTGGTGACGTCCGCCTGCAGTCCCTTCGGCAGCTTGTCCTTCAGCTCGAGCGCGATCCGCTCGGACGTCTTCTTGCCCACGCCGGGGATCGTCGTCAGGCGGGCGACATCCTGCAGCCGCACCGCACGAACCAGCTCGCCGGGTTCGATGCCCGACAGCACCGCGAGGGCCAGCTTCGGGCCGACGCCGCTGATCGCAATCAGGCGTTCGAACAGCTCCAGCTCCAGCCGCGTCGCGAACCCGAAGAGCGCAATCGCGTCCTCCCGCACGTGCGTATGGACGTGCAGCGCCACGTCGCCGCCCGCATCGGGCAGATTGTAAAACGTCGACAGCGGCACCTGGACGTCGTAGCCCACACCGTGGACATCGACGATGATGCGCTGCGGATGCCTGTCGAGGATGCGCCCGCTCAGGAATGCGATCAATGCAGTTTCTTCGACGAATGCATCGACGGATCGAAACGGCGCCAGGTGCGCGGCAGCCCCGTCGCAATCGGCACGGGCACGCGGGTGCCGGCGGGCGCGGCCGTGTGCAGGTGGCAGATGGCGATCGCCAGCGCGTCCGACGCGTCATACGGCGAGGGGGCCGCCGTGAGCCCGAGCAGCAGGCACACCATGCGCTGCACCTGCTGCTTCTCCGCACGGCCGTACCCGACGACGGCCCGCTTGACTTCCGCCGGCGAATACGCCGTGACCGGCACGCCCGCCTCCGTCGCCGCGAGCAGCGCGACGCCGCGCGCGTGTCCCAGCTTCAACGCGCTGCGCACGTTGCGCGCGTAGAAGATGTCCTCGATCGCGACGGCATCGGGCCGGTGCTCCTCGAGCAGGGCGCGGAGGCCGTCATGGATGATCAGGAGCCGCTCGGAAAAGTCGACGCTCGGCGCGGCGCCGATCGCGCCGCAGATGACCAGCCGGTGCCGGCTGCCGTCGGTCTCGATGCAACCGTAGCCGGTGCGCTCGGAACCGGGATCGATTCCGAAGATCTTCACGCGAGGGAGGCCTCGATCTCCTTCTCCTCGATATCGAAGTTCGACCAGACGCGGCGCACGTCGTCGTGATCGTCGAGCGCGTCCATGAGCTTCACCATCTGGCCCGCCGTGCGGCCCTCGAGCTTCACGTAGTTCTGCGGCAGCATCGCGATGTCGGCGCTCGCGGGCTCGACGTTCATCTTTTTCACCGCGTCGAGCACCTGCGGGTAGGCTTCCGGCGCCGTGATGATCTCCCAGTTGTCGCCATCGTCGCGGAGATCGTCCGCGCCCGCCTCGAGCGCCGCGTCCATCAACCGCTCCTCGTCAGCCTTGCTCTTCTCGACGACGATGTAGCCCTTGCGGTCGAACATCCAGGCGACGGAGTTCTCGGCGCCGAGGTTGCCGCCGTTCTTGGACAGAATGTGGCGGATCTCGCCGACCGTGCGGTTCTTGTTGTCCGTGAGCACGTCGATCAGCACCGCCGCGCCGCCGGGGCCGTACCCTTCGTACATCACCTCTTCGTACGACATCCCCGGCTCTTCGCCCGTGCCGCGGCGGATCGCCCGCTTGATGTTCTCGGCGGGCATGTTGACAGCCTTGGCGTCCGCGATCACCGTGCGCAGCCTGGGATTCGAATCGGGATCACCGCCGCCGTTCCGAGCGGCGACCGTCAGTTCCTTGATGATGCGGGTGAAGATCTTGCCGCGCTTGGCATCCGCGGCACCCTTCTTGTGCTTGATCGTGTGCCACTTGGAATGGCCGGACATGCTCAGAACCTCGTCAAAATCAATATCTTAGCACCGCCGAGCCAGCAGGATCCAGACGTCCGCGCGTGCGTCCCACGGCCCCCCATCGTAGTCGCCGAGCGCCGCGTCCATGGCAAATCCGGCCTTTTCCACGCGCGCGGCGATCTCGGGCACCGAGAGCGTCCTGAAGGTAAGCGAGAAGCGGCGGGTCTCGGTGCGGCGGCCGAGGCGGCGTGAATATTCCTGGTCGAAGATCGTGAGGCCGTGCCGCGGATCCTGCCGGACCGACTCGCGCAGGGCGATGGCCGCGCCGGCCCGGTCGCGCCCGCGCAAGGTCACCCGGTTGCGGTACTCGCGCCAGCGCGGCAGATCGGGCACGAGATCGATCCCGAACACGCCCCCTTTCCGCAGGACGCGCGCGACCGACTCGAGCGCCTGCGCGAGGTCGCGCGCGCGCGTCAGCGATTGCAGCATGCCGTACGGCGCGATGACCATGCCGAACGCCGCGCGGCGCAGCGGCAGCGCGCGAATGTCCCCGCGGACCAGCCCGGCGTTGAGCGGCGTGACGCGACTGCGACGCACCCGGCGACGCGCGAACGCCAGCATCGGCTCCGACCGGTCAACGCCCGTGATGGCGATGCCCGCTCGCGCAAGCGGCAGGAGGATGCGGCCGGTGCCGCAGCCCAGCTCCAGCACGCGACCGTCAACCTGCGTCGCGAGGCGGCGCCAGAACGGCACGTCGCGGCGCCCGAGCGTGCGCGCGTTCTCCCAGTCGTAGAACGCGGCGTACTCGTCCCAGCCCGCGGCGCCATCGCTGACCCGGCGCGCCGTCATCGGATCGGGTAACCGCGAAAAGTGGACTGCCGGAAATGGGCGGCCGCTCCGGCATCGGCGCCGTGCGTCTCCCAGGTCCACACGTAGTCCGGTCCGTGGAGCGCCGCGCGGAGGCGGACGCGCACGCGGTCCTGCGCTCGAAGCCGCAGCGGCCGTTCGAACGGAAAGAACGCGCGGCGGAAGACCGTCTCCTCGAGGGCCGGGCTGTTCGACAGCATCACACCCGGCGCAAGCTCGCTGTCGAACCAGACGCAGAAGCCGTGCGCCGTTCCCCCCTCGACGGTGGCAAGGTCGAAGGCGGCATCGAGATCCGGGCCCGTGATCTCCAAGTACACGATTGTGGCGATGACAGCCGGCCCGTCCATGAGACGCACGTCCTCTTTCGGGCCGGAGTACCAGCGGTTGACGGCCATCTCGCGCAACCCGTCCATGTTGACGCCGTACGGCGCGCCGGCGAAAACCGCCACGCGCCGCTGATACAGGTCCGGCGCATCGGCGAGCGCCGCCTGCAGCCATTCGCGTGCGGGAATGAGCGCGCCGCCGTCACGCAGGAACCGTTCGCGTGCGTCGACGATCGCCGGCAAGTGCTCGCGGAAGTGCGGCAGCACGCCGTGCAGATCCGACACGATCACGTCAGCGCGCTCCGGGAGCGTCACCTCGGTGGACAGACCATGGACGAACGTGACGATCTCGCCGACGCCGGACCGCCGGGCCGCATCCGCAACGACGGAGCCGAGAGGCATCGCTTCGATCGCGTACACGCGGCGCGCCCCGGCCTTCGCGGCGAGAACCGCGAGCACGCCGCCCCCGGCGCCGAGGTCGACGACCACCGAGCCCTGACCCACCGTCCGCGCGATGGCGTCGCCGTACGCGCGCATCCGCCGCGGATCGCCCAGCAGAAAGGCGTACTCGTTCAGGTTATACACGTCAGAACTGCCTCAGCGTCCCTTCCGCGCGCGCGCGCGCCAGCGCGCGGTCGAACGCGACGAAGGCCAGCGGGAGCGCCAGCGCCGCGAAGGCGACGAGCGGCAGCGCGCCGTTCAGGATCTCGCCGATGCCGGCCGCTGACAGCAGGGCGGGGCGGATGGCGTCGAGCGCGTAGGTGATCGGCAGCAGCCTCGAGATCGCCTGCAGCGGCGCGGGCAGCAGCTCCACGGGAAAGAACACGCCGCCGAGCAGCCAGGACGCGGCCTCGAACAGCCAGGGAATCGGGTCGCCTCGCTTCCAGACGACCGTGCAGGCGGCCGACAACATGCCGATCGCGCTGAACGCCCCGAGCGATACCGCGAACACGAGCAGCGCGCCGGCGAGGCCGGCGCCCCGCAGCGTCACGCCGAGCCACACGCCGGCACAGAGGTAGAGAGCGCCCTCGAGCGACGCGCGCAGCAGGGGGTATCCGGCCGAGAGCGTCAGGAGCCTGCGCGACCTCAGCGGTGATGCGGCGAGGAGCGGCAGCGTCCCGCTCTGCTGGCTGGCGCGGATCGCCTGCGAGTGGCACACGAGGGCCGCGGACATGGCGCTGTTCATCACGAGGCCCGTCAGGATGAACGCAAACGCATCGTAGCCGCCCGGCCGCGCCCCGATCATCGTCGACAGCATGTAATACGCGCCGACGCCGGCCAAGGCGTCCAGGACGCTGATCGCAAACGACACGCGGTAGCTGACGTCGGTGACAAAGTCGCGAAGCACGAACGCGCGGAGCTGGAGCGCCCACGCGATCATACGGCGGCCTCGCCGGCGATCGCGCGCGAGATCAGCTCGCGATCGCGCACGCCGCGCCGCAGATCGAGCGTCTCGACCAGCCGGCCGTCGCGCATCACCATGACGCGGTCGCAGACCTCCAGCACGTCATCGAGCCCGTGCGTGACGATGACGGCCCCGCCCCCGGCGCGATCGGCGAACCGGCGGATCGCCCCGAGCAGCACCGGGCGGTGCACGGGATCGACGGATCGTTCCGGTTCGTCGAGCAGCAGCAGCCTCGGGCCGTGGAGCATCGCCCGCGCGAGCGCCACGCGCGCCGCCATCCCATCCGACACGCGATCGACGCGCACGCGATCGCACGCAGCGGCGCCGCAGACCTCCAGCAACTCCGCGATCCGCGCGTCCGCCTGCGGGCCGGTCAAGCCGTAGAGCGCGGCAAAGAACTGCAGGTTCTGCCTGACGGTGAGACGCGGATACAGCGCCCGCCCGCCCGCGGGCACGTAGCCGATGATGCCGCGCGCCGCCCCCGCCGCGTCACGAATGTCGAATCCCCCGATGCGCGCCGTCCCGCGGGTCGGCGCCAAGGTCGTCGCGAGCATGTCCAGCAGCGTGGTCTTGCCGGCGCCGTTGGTGCCGACGACCCCGACGACCTCGTTGACCTCCACGCGGAAGGACACGTCCGCCACGGCCTCGACGGGCGCCCGTCCGCGTACTGCGGCGAACGCTCGCGTCAGGTGCTCGGCCGCGACAAGCGGTCCGGGCGCCGGAGGTCGCCTGGTCACCCCTGGACTCATCGTGTGTGCCAAGCATAGCGTCTCCGGTAACATCGAGTCGATGAGCGGGTTCGTTGCGCTATACCATCCGGACGGCCGTCCCGCGGAGCACGCGCGGCTCGCTCCGCTCATCGACACGCTCTCGTACCGCGGCCCGGACGGCGTCGGTGCCTGGCAACATGGGTGCGTCGCGCTCGGCCACGCGCGGCTCGCGCCATCCCTCGAAGCGGCGTTGCCGCAGCCTTTGGTTCGCGACGACTGCGCCATTGTCTTTGCGGGACGCCTCGACAACCGCGCGGAGATCGCGGCGGCGCTCCCCCGGCAGAACGCGGACATGACCGCCGACGCCTCGCTCGCGCTCGGCGCCTACCGCGAGTGGGGCGAGGAGTCGGCGGCCCGCCTGCTCGGCGATTTCGCCTACGCGATCTGGGACGGCCCGCGCCGCAAGCTCGTCTGCGCGCGGGACGCCATGGGACAGAAGCCGCTCTTCTACCACGCGGCGGACGGGCTGGTGCTGGTCGCCTCCGAGCCGCGCGCCATCCTTGCGGACCCCGACGTGCCGCGCGACGTCCACGAAGCGGTCGTCGCGGAGCACCTCATCGGCGTCCTTCAAAGCCGCGACGCGACGCTCAATGCCGCCGTGCGACGGCTGCCCGCCGCGCACCTGCTCGTCGCCGACGCGCTCGGGTGCCGCACGCGGCGGTACTGGGATTTCGATCGCGGCCGCGAGATCCGGTACGCGCGCGACAGCGAGTACGCCGAGCATTTTGTCGATCTGTTGTCGCGCGCGATCGAGTGCCGGCTGCCGGCGACCTCACCCGTTGCGCTCTTCCTCAGCGGCGGGCTCGACTCGTCGGCGATCGCCGGAGTCGCGGCGCGGCTCGCGACCGCGCGTGCCGTGCCTCTGCTGGCGCTCGCGCTGCGGTTTCCCGGCCGCGCGTGCGACGAAGGGGGCCACATCGAGGCGGTGGCACGCCACACG is part of the Acidobacteriota bacterium genome and encodes:
- a CDS encoding class I SAM-dependent methyltransferase, which produces MTARRVSDGAAGWDEYAAFYDWENARTLGRRDVPFWRRLATQVDGRVLELGCGTGRILLPLARAGIAITGVDRSEPMLAFARRRVRRSRVTPLNAGLVRGDIRALPLRRAAFGMVIAPYGMLQSLTRARDLAQALESVARVLRKGGVFGIDLVPDLPRWREYRNRVTLRGRDRAGAAIALRESVRQDPRHGLTIFDQEYSRRLGRRTETRRFSLTFRTLSVPEIAARVEKAGFAMDAALGDYDGGPWDARADVWILLARRC
- a CDS encoding 50S ribosomal protein L11 methyltransferase, encoding MYNLNEYAFLLGDPRRMRAYGDAIARTVGQGSVVVDLGAGGGVLAVLAAKAGARRVYAIEAMPLGSVVADAARRSGVGEIVTFVHGLSTEVTLPERADVIVSDLHGVLPHFREHLPAIVDARERFLRDGGALIPAREWLQAALADAPDLYQRRVAVFAGAPYGVNMDGLREMAVNRWYSGPKEDVRLMDGPAVIATIVYLEITGPDLDAAFDLATVEGGTAHGFCVWFDSELAPGVMLSNSPALEETVFRRAFFPFERPLRLRAQDRVRVRLRAALHGPDYVWTWETHGADAGAAAHFRQSTFRGYPIR
- a CDS encoding YebC/PmpR family DNA-binding transcriptional regulator — encoded protein: MSGHSKWHTIKHKKGAADAKRGKIFTRIIKELTVAARNGGGDPDSNPRLRTVIADAKAVNMPAENIKRAIRRGTGEEPGMSYEEVMYEGYGPGGAAVLIDVLTDNKNRTVGEIRHILSKNGGNLGAENSVAWMFDRKGYIVVEKSKADEERLMDAALEAGADDLRDDGDNWEIITAPEAYPQVLDAVKKMNVEPASADIAMLPQNYVKLEGRTAGQMVKLMDALDDHDDVRRVWSNFDIEEKEIEASLA
- the ruvB gene encoding Holliday junction branch migration DNA helicase RuvB; this encodes MNDRLLASVRADEDVQYESGLRPRTLDDYIGQDRVRENLHVSIAAAKQRREAIDHVLLYGPPGLGKTTLAYVIGNEMGVPVRATAGPVIEKPGDLAAMLTNLQEREVLFIDEIHRLSPSIEEILYPAMEDYELDIVIGQGPGARSVKVPLQKFTLVGATTRAGMLTGPLRARFGIVHRLDFYTEADIREIVRRSARILGVTIDEQALGEISRRSRGTPRVANRLLRRVRDFAQVRAAGDITAPVAADALKLLEVDEHGFDEVDRRLLRTIIDKFNGGPVGVNTLAAAISEDKDAIEDIYEPFLMQIGFLDRTPRGRVATARAYEYFGLDAPGKDSRLW
- a CDS encoding ABC transporter permease produces the protein MIAWALQLRAFVLRDFVTDVSYRVSFAISVLDALAGVGAYYMLSTMIGARPGGYDAFAFILTGLVMNSAMSAALVCHSQAIRASQQSGTLPLLAASPLRSRRLLTLSAGYPLLRASLEGALYLCAGVWLGVTLRGAGLAGALLVFAVSLGAFSAIGMLSAACTVVWKRGDPIPWLFEAASWLLGGVFFPVELLPAPLQAISRLLPITYALDAIRPALLSAAGIGEILNGALPLVAFAALALPLAFVAFDRALARARAEGTLRQF
- the ruvC gene encoding crossover junction endodeoxyribonuclease RuvC yields the protein MKIFGIDPGSERTGYGCIETDGSRHRLVICGAIGAAPSVDFSERLLIIHDGLRALLEEHRPDAVAIEDIFYARNVRSALKLGHARGVALLAATEAGVPVTAYSPAEVKRAVVGYGRAEKQQVQRMVCLLLGLTAAPSPYDASDALAIAICHLHTAAPAGTRVPVPIATGLPRTWRRFDPSMHSSKKLH
- a CDS encoding ABC transporter ATP-binding protein, producing MTRRPPAPGPLVAAEHLTRAFAAVRGRAPVEAVADVSFRVEVNEVVGVVGTNGAGKTTLLDMLATTLAPTRGTARIGGFDIRDAAGAARGIIGYVPAGGRALYPRLTVRQNLQFFAALYGLTGPQADARIAELLEVCGAAACDRVRVDRVSDGMAARVALARAMLHGPRLLLLDEPERSVDPVHRPVLLGAIRRFADRAGGGAVIVTHGLDDVLEVCDRVMVMRDGRLVETLDLRRGVRDRELISRAIAGEAAV
- the ruvA gene encoding Holliday junction branch migration protein RuvA, with translation MIAFLSGRILDRHPQRIIVDVHGVGYDVQVPLSTFYNLPDAGGDVALHVHTHVREDAIALFGFATRLELELFERLIAISGVGPKLALAVLSGIEPGELVRAVRLQDVARLTTIPGVGKKTSERIALELKDKLPKGLQADVTRPRSPQDELRDDVISALLNLGYQRTAAEKAIEKAADGGGSFQDVLKRALRALAT